One Thermofilum sp. genomic window carries:
- a CDS encoding type 1 glutamine amidotransferase domain-containing protein has protein sequence MKAAVLVEDLFDERELIFPLYRLKELGFQVDVVGPEVREYRGKVGLTVKADRDAQSALREEYSVLWIPGGYAPDRLRRSRAILELVKKVAEKGVVAAVCHAPWVLISAGLVKGRRISAFFSIHDDLRNAGALVVDEPYVRDGNIITGTDPEAMPGMFKLLVEALKERGLLA, from the coding sequence ATGAAGGCAGCAGTTCTGGTAGAGGATTTGTTCGACGAGAGAGAGCTCATATTCCCCCTTTACAGGTTGAAGGAGCTCGGCTTCCAGGTCGACGTCGTGGGGCCTGAGGTCAGGGAGTACCGCGGCAAGGTAGGCTTAACTGTCAAGGCGGATAGAGACGCGCAGAGCGCGCTCCGCGAGGAGTACAGCGTGCTCTGGATACCTGGCGGCTACGCTCCCGATAGGCTCAGGCGGAGCCGCGCGATACTAGAGCTTGTGAAGAAGGTTGCGGAGAAGGGCGTGGTTGCGGCGGTGTGCCATGCGCCCTGGGTGCTGATCTCTGCAGGGCTCGTGAAGGGTCGCAGGATCTCCGCTTTCTTTTCGATCCACGACGATTTGCGGAACGCTGGAGCGCTCGTCGTCGACGAGCCGTACGTGCGCGACGGCAATATAATCACGGGCACTGACCCGGAAGCGATGCCGGGGATGTTCAAGCTGCTGGTGGAAGCCTTGAAGGAAAGAGGGCTTCTAGCCTAG
- the mobB gene encoding molybdopterin-guanine dinucleotide biosynthesis protein B, translating to MKAFAVVGFKDSGKTTLAEKLVGILASRGYRVAAVKHAHSGLNLQGDSARLFAAGAERVIALSENASEVIAGSLSLEEALAALRAYDFVVVEGFKERFPGVRVAVARSREELEKLQSPLLVAAYSAAELGGASVPVFKPGEEERLADLLTEKAFEPPAGLNCGFCGFSSCIEFARAVAKGEVSPSGCRVLASRVKLVVDGKAVELNPFVQDVIRNVVRALVSTLKGVGERPGRVELVLID from the coding sequence GTGAAAGCGTTCGCAGTTGTAGGCTTCAAAGACTCTGGGAAAACAACGCTTGCGGAGAAGCTGGTCGGGATCCTGGCCTCGCGGGGCTACCGGGTAGCGGCGGTGAAGCACGCTCACAGCGGGCTGAACTTGCAGGGCGACTCTGCCAGGCTCTTCGCCGCTGGCGCTGAGCGGGTGATAGCGCTGTCTGAGAACGCCTCAGAGGTGATCGCCGGGAGCTTGAGCCTAGAGGAGGCTCTGGCAGCGCTGAGAGCTTACGACTTCGTGGTTGTGGAGGGCTTTAAGGAGCGCTTCCCGGGGGTAAGGGTCGCGGTTGCTAGGAGCCGGGAGGAGCTGGAGAAGCTGCAGAGCCCGCTGCTGGTCGCCGCCTACTCGGCAGCTGAGCTGGGGGGTGCTAGCGTTCCCGTCTTCAAGCCTGGGGAGGAGGAGCGGCTGGCCGACTTGCTTACCGAGAAGGCTTTCGAGCCGCCTGCCGGGCTTAACTGCGGTTTCTGCGGGTTTAGCAGCTGTATCGAGTTCGCTCGTGCTGTAGCAAAGGGCGAGGTTTCGCCCTCGGGCTGCCGGGTGCTAGCTTCGAGAGTCAAGCTCGTCGTCGACGGTAAAGCAGTCGAGCTCAACCCCTTCGTGCAGGACGTAATAAGGAACGTGGTCAGAGCCCTGGTTTCCACGCTGAAGGGGGTTGGAGAGAGGCCGGGTAGAGTGGAGCTCGTGCTTATAGATTAG
- a CDS encoding DUF981 family protein produces the protein MLQQQTLVDTLYQQRLLVVDPLDTWLMLLAATLFASAVYLFFSLVKPLAEKEKLDRGFGAYYLAVGVYALATGVWATITWPFPGPYNIVLMDPWAIFGVACLVLGLSLLMRIELMYTSLGFAFLGIIPIAHGLGILTYRLTRTPELTFLMYFLTGLSVLLSPVFFYKKSKTLAYLAIAFLVVAGIIALFIGVNAVFGHIPGWGKWTPWYGAVRVEG, from the coding sequence ATGCTGCAGCAGCAGACCCTCGTCGACACGCTGTACCAACAACGGCTTCTCGTCGTGGACCCCCTTGACACCTGGCTTATGCTGCTCGCCGCCACGCTTTTCGCCTCAGCTGTGTACCTGTTCTTCAGCCTCGTCAAGCCGCTAGCAGAGAAAGAGAAGCTAGACCGCGGCTTCGGAGCCTACTACCTAGCCGTAGGAGTTTACGCACTCGCTACTGGCGTGTGGGCTACGATCACCTGGCCGTTCCCAGGTCCCTACAACATCGTCCTCATGGATCCCTGGGCGATTTTCGGCGTAGCCTGCCTGGTCTTAGGCTTATCCCTGTTAATGCGGATAGAGCTTATGTACACGAGCCTAGGCTTCGCGTTTCTCGGCATTATCCCGATTGCACACGGCCTCGGAATCCTGACGTACAGGCTAACGAGAACACCTGAGCTAACATTCCTGATGTACTTCCTCACAGGCCTCTCAGTCCTGCTATCCCCGGTGTTCTTCTACAAGAAGAGCAAGACCCTCGCGTACCTCGCTATAGCCTTCCTGGTGGTCGCCGGAATAATCGCGCTCTTCATAGGTGTCAACGCGGTCTTTGGTCATATCCCCGGCTGGGGGAAGTGGACGCCCTGGTACGGAGCGGTGCGGGTCGAAGGATAG
- a CDS encoding HesA/MoeB/ThiF family protein: MVDLTPEEVERYDRQLRVWGLEAQKKLKSSTVLVVGVGGLGSPAAMYLAAAGVGRIILVDSEKVELSNLNRQVLHWTPDIGREKVSSAASKLSELNPHVKVVQVFGKLETLERAEQLVAEADVVVDCLDNWKTRFLLNEACVKLGKPLVHAAVRGLYGQLMVVKPGESACLRCLLPEDPPEEKTFPVAGPTPGVLGTLEALEAVKLITGYGQPLAGKLLIFDGVQGSFDVINVKKRENCPVCGHVKALG, translated from the coding sequence ATGGTGGACTTAACCCCGGAGGAGGTTGAGAGGTACGACAGGCAGCTTAGAGTGTGGGGGCTGGAAGCCCAGAAGAAGCTGAAGTCTTCCACGGTGCTCGTCGTGGGGGTGGGCGGGCTCGGCTCTCCAGCTGCGATGTACCTGGCGGCTGCAGGCGTGGGTAGAATCATCCTCGTGGATTCCGAGAAGGTTGAGCTCAGCAACCTCAACAGGCAGGTGCTGCACTGGACACCCGACATCGGTAGGGAAAAAGTGTCCAGCGCGGCGAGCAAGCTAAGCGAGCTGAACCCTCACGTGAAAGTCGTTCAGGTCTTCGGGAAGCTCGAAACGCTCGAGCGAGCCGAGCAGCTAGTAGCGGAGGCAGATGTCGTGGTGGACTGCCTCGATAACTGGAAGACCAGGTTCCTCCTAAACGAGGCGTGCGTGAAGCTGGGCAAGCCTCTGGTTCACGCGGCGGTCAGGGGGCTTTACGGGCAGCTCATGGTCGTGAAGCCTGGTGAAAGCGCATGCCTGCGCTGCCTGCTGCCCGAGGACCCGCCCGAGGAGAAAACGTTCCCCGTAGCTGGCCCTACACCGGGCGTCCTCGGCACACTCGAAGCACTGGAGGCAGTGAAGCTCATCACGGGCTATGGGCAGCCCTTAGCAGGTAAGCTGCTCATATTCGACGGGGTGCAGGGCTCTTTCGACGTGATCAACGTAAAGAAGAGGGAGAACTGCCCGGTTTGCGGGCATGTGAAAGCGCTAGGCTAG